In Mus musculus strain C57BL/6J chromosome 15, GRCm38.p6 C57BL/6J, the genomic stretch gcttttaaaatttgttcGGAGCATTTCGTGTTTTGATTATGCATTGTGggaaatgtcttttctggtctaatctttTTGATGCTAattatgcttcttgtaccttgatcGGCATCTCCTTCAGGCTAGACAAAATTTCTCCCATGATTTGGTTGGAGTATTTCCTCTCTCTTTGACCTggatttcttcttcctctattcctattagtTGTAGATTTAGTCTTTTCACAGTGTCGaattttctgaatgttttgtgcctagatttttttttttttttgatttaacattttctttggcaGGGAAATCTATATCTTCTATCCTGTTTTCAATGCCTGAGATTAGTTCTTTTACGTCTTGTTCTCTGTTAGTAAGACTTATCTCTGAGAGGTggttttgcttcttcttctttttttttttaatttttagttttaccTCAATTTGGATTTTCTGTAGTGACTTCTTACTTTCATGTATCAAATTGTTTTATGCCTTTCCTTATGCTGTTTATGTTTTCACactaagggatttattcatatcCTTGTTGAGGTCCTTAAGCATATTCATAAGAGCTATTTTAAAGTACTTGTCTTGTGTTTCAGCTGTGTTGCTTTTCTTGGGTTTACTTGCTGTGTCCTGGTGGAGGCATATTATTTTGGGTGCTGATGGCTGTGTTTTCCCAGTGGCATCTAGACACCTGGTTTTGTGATGGCTGTCATTAAAGGTGCTGATATCTGACCTCGTCTTTGTTGGGTGGCTGTTCTGTTCCTTGGTGTCTGTTGACCTCTGAATGTGAGGAAACTGTGGTAGCAATGGGTTGCCTGGTAAGGACTGAGTTTTAGTGCCTGCTAGGTGTGGCCCCTGGAGGTTCCAGGTAGACTGTGTTTCTAGGTATTGGGGACTATTGCTAAAGAATTGGCAAGGGCTAGAAGAATAGGGGGTTCTGAAAGGGTCTACAGGAAGGAAGCCCGGTTCTTCCACAAGGTTTGACAAAGTCACCAGGGAGTGAGGTCAGAGAACAGGGGGTGGTCTTATACAGGGTTGTGAGTGGCCTTACATGGGGGAAAAGGTGAGACTGGGGAATTGCTAGTGGAAATAGAAAGAAGATCAACTGTCTGGTTCCCAGGCAGGTGTGGCCCATGGATTCCCAGTTCAGAGTTCCTAAAGCTATGTTTATTTTCAGGCCTTGTTAATACAATGCTCTAGCAAATAAATGTGTCAGTGCACATGTGTCACATGAAGAAGATGTCCCCATATTCTAGGGCGTTTGCTTAGGAGATGTGACCTTTTTGGAGGAGGTAACTAGAGGTGTGCTCTGAGGGTTACTGACTTCTGccctctctgctttgtgcttgcaGTTCAAGGTGGGagttctctgcctctgctccagaTAACACGCTTGATGCTTTTACTTCACCACTGTGGATCCTGACCCTCcagaaccataagcccaaataaactctgcCTTCTCTAGgttaccttggtcatagtgttttaccacagcaacagaaaagcattgACTACACCTACCAGCACTGTCGGTGCCTGCCTGTTTCTCTATATTCTTATATGTTCTGGAACATGTTTGGTACATGGGATTTAAATACAATCATTATTTAATGTGCTGTTTCCTTATGAGTTGGACTTTTCCGTGTTTTTAAAGGGTACCATGTTCTTAactgtttattttaaacaaatattgaATATTGGATCATAGAGGGCATCCAATGTTTAACAGTTGTCTCCAGTTAAAACCTTCTATCTTGGAGGGAAGCTCTTTAGGACACAGGACAGGAAGGAGGTAAAACTGGGTATTTTAAGGGGAGATGGCACATTCCCTCCTGCAGGGCGAATTAAAACACatgaagtaaacaactcaaagacTTCAGAAAGTCCCTGGAATTAAATGCCCACCTACACCAAGCTCCTCCTggaggtttgaataggaatggccttcACTGGCTCGTAAAATGCGAATGTTTGGTCATTAGGGAGTATCAGTACTTGAAATGGAttaggagtgtggccttgttggaggaagtatgtcaccggGGCTTGGGGTTTCATAAACCCAAGCCAGGCTAgtggctctctctcttcctgccacttGCATATCCTGACATAGAACTCTTAGCCCCTTCTTTGCTGGCATGCGGCCATGGTTCTCCTCTTGTTGACAATGGACAGACCTCCCgacactgtaagcaagccccagttaaatgctttcctttataagagtttgcCATAGCTgcagcatctcttcacagcaatagagcgcTGGCCAAGACTTTCTCCTACCTTCACAGACTTTACCTTAGGCTGTAAGGGgtgctcaaacagggcaggacaGGCAGGATTTCGAGAGCAGGGGATCCAAGGGTATCAATGAAAATAAACTAAATGGCTCAGGGTTTGGGTCTCTTATTTGCTGTGGGTCTTAGGTAAGGTAGACTCTTCATAAGTTGGGCCGAATGAAACTTGGCTTAAACAGACAGCGATAAGGGAATTACAATTGTTTTTAGGAAATGGCCCAGGTCCTCCACCCACAGCCTAGTCTAGGTAGAAATGGCTCTTAGCAGATGACTGTATTCTTCAGGTTACAGCAATCCAGGATGTCAAGAGCATGCCAGTCACCGCAGCCACAAGGGCATTTGGTTAGCTTGGTTCTGTGTTCAACAGACAAGGTTTGAGTGCCTCTCTTCAGACTGTCCCCCATTCAAGTTCCCTTTGCTTTGCTTGGCCACTCACATTCAAGCGTATAGGGTTTCAGGGTTCAGATCACGTGCCCACGGGACACTCTGCCAGTGCGTTTCTGATGTGGCCTTTGTGGGATTAGAACAGTGACTCCTGTGCACGAAAGCCAGTTAGCCACAGCAAGCTTTAATGCACATCGCTTGAATGCATATTGCTTGAAAcacatatcattgttcctcctgtggAAGACAATGCTTCTCCTGGGAAAAATCACGGTCAGGCATACATCCTGGGGAAGCTCCTATGTCCAAGATGCCCTCttttcaagaattaaaaaaaaaaaaaccttctagaAGCATCTATTCTCAGTATTATTCAGCTTCACCTGGAAGCAGATTGTCCACCCTAAAGTATAACTTTTTAGGAAGTGGAGCATCACGGTCTATGGCATGAGTGCCAAACCCACTATCCTTCAGCCTCGTACCTAGAGCTAAATTATGCATTTTTCAGTATGTGGCTTACTATGCCCactgtagacttttttttttttcaggaaaactgCAAGAGTAGAGTGTTCACACGCGGGTTGTTAACAGTTCCTCTCTGAGAGTTACTGCTTCCCAGCTGACTAAGCCCCTTGTGAGCATCGTCAAGCAAAATCTACACCATGATGTTTAGTCCTTCTtgaaggatatttgatcacaccatGAACCCCAGGATCGTTTTATTTACTAAAAGAAGCTATTTCTacctgtggtgtggctcagccttagcacatacctttatttcttctggctggaatacagacacgaCCTTAGTATTCACCTTTaaccccaaacaatgaaggtaaggttagttcGTAGAAGGGAGCTTCCATGTTTGAAAGCGACTTCTAGTTGAGCGGCAGACAAAGGCACGAATCAGAGACAgctttgacagaataggatatgcccaactctcatgaggagaggaaaggggacttacaggaacagcagagagaaagagagagagagagagagagagagagagaggattttacagagactgaagagagaacaagctagacacaggtgaagacagaatgagccagaggatgagaaggagccagaagatttgAACAGATTGATGGagatagtttgaggccaagcagaccacttcaggaggagctgagagaagccagtttgaaccagtcagcatggagaggagtttgagccagaacagctgagttgaatctgCCAGTCAGAGATCAAGAAGAACTAGGAAGTGGTGAGCTTATCCAGCAGTGAGTCCCAGAGGCTGAAAACTTTCTAGGCCTAAATAAGATTGCACagagctagaagcttccaggactaggcctagattAGCAGGCTGTAAAAATTAGCCTTTGAGGCAACAGTTATGACAGGAGATAAAAGCTACTTTACGGACACTTAAAGCATTCCCTGCACAACCCCAGAATCTTACAGAGAAACAATCCAAGATCTTACAGATGCTTAGCGGATGGCTAGGGTCAGAAGAACAGAGCTGTGGTGGTAACCGTGGTTTTCCTAAGCCCCTCCCCCTCACCCAGTGCCTCTCTCCTCCCCAGCAGTGCCCCATCAAGTACTACATAAAATGTAACGTTTGTGCATGAACACTTACACTGTGCCACACCCACCCCACGCTGGATGATTCCACAAAGCTCATTGAACTCATATCTTTCACACCcaagaagttgtgtgtgtgtgtgtgtgtgtgtgtgttcgcccGTTTGATTAAAACACTGTAATTCAGGATAAAAGCTACAAATTCTGGAACCAAGTTTTACCCAAAAATTAATATTAAGACCATGTCTGAATCACTAGGACATTTAAagactctttttcttcttttgccctCTTCTCAAAAATTGCACTGAGGATTTGACAGTGTCCCTGATGGGCATTCTTGTGTAACTCTGATTTCCCTCTTCTTGTCTctactcttttccttttttttttttttaaactttaatgcTCACTCACTGACCCCCTCCcagtcactccctcccacaatcctctcccctgccccaccccaaagGAAGGCACTTCTCTGGGTTCCGTGGGACTAGCGGAATCTCAGCTCTTACCTCCTGAGCCTTAGCTATAGATCTCCCCTCAACATGTCACctttcccctcccagtgatgagCAAGAAGAAACATAGACACGGGAAGGTCTTGTAAATTGCTTCAATGAAAGAGAGATGATCTCCTTGGAGCCCATATGGAAAAGCAACCGTACCCAGAGGAACAGCTCTGGCATTAAGGAGACTCAGTGTCCCCAGGCTGACCACTTTTGGTAAAAGACTTTGTGCATGCTTTTCCTTGTATGCTGGGAGCGTTGTCCAGAGCTGGTTTCTGGATGGTCTGTTTTACTGGCCTCTCGGGTTcctgtcccttctcttccctgagtttggAGTTTGAACTCTTCTCCTCTGCTGGCCTAGGACTGGTGTCTTCCTTTGTAGGCCGTACTCTGTTGTAATCTTTTGCCTTGATCCTGGCTTCATCCCTGGCTCCGATACGCACCTGTTCCCTGGCCTTGGCACGCTCCTGCTCCTTGGCTCTGACGTACTGCTGCTCTTTGGCACTGACAAACTCCTGTGCCTTGGCCCTGACCCAGTCTTGTGTCCTGGCTCTGGCATGAGCCTGTTCCCTGGCTCTAGCACGAGCCTGTTCCCTGGCCTGAGCCTGTTCCCGGGCTTTGGAACGCACTAGGTCCTTAGCTCTAGACCTTGCCCTTGACCTAGCCTTTGACCTGGCCCATGACTTGGCGCTAGACCTGGTGCTTGACTTGGCGCTTGACTTGGCGCTTGACCTGGCGCTTGATCTGGCACTTGACTGGGCCCTTGACCGGGCTCTTGATCTGGCCCTTGATGTGGCCCTTGAAGTGGCCCTTGAAGAGGCTCTTGACCTGGTCCTTGATCTGGCCCCTGATGTGGACCTTGTTCTGACCCTCCTGGACCTTGCCTTCAAAGCCCTGGCCTTGCGTCTCCAGACTTCTCTGGCCTTCTTGGCTGCCTTGCGACGCGAGCGGGGCCTGAGTGGTCTGGGGGATTTGAGCACGGTCTTCCCAGAAGAGTGGCTGCCCAGCGTCAACCGGGATTGTCCCGCCTTTTCCCTCGGCTTTGAAATCTTCCAGACCCTGAAGTAGCCAGCAGCGTCGCTGCCACTGACCCTCAGGAGCGTGCCTTTCTCCAACCTGGTGGACTTCCCCTCGTGGTGAGAGGAGATCTCCCGGCGCACTTCGTAGCCGGCGTTTCCCAGCTCCTTCTTGAGCGCATCCAGAGTCAGGTGCTGGTGGCCAGCA encodes the following:
- the H1f7 gene encoding testis-specific H1 histone, which translates into the protein MAEAVQPSGESQGAELTIQIQQPAERALRTPAKRGTQSVLRVSQLLLRAIAGHQHLTLDALKKELGNAGYEVRREISSHHEGKSTRLEKGTLLRVSGSDAAGYFRVWKISKPREKAGQSRLTLGSHSSGKTVLKSPRPLRPRSRRKAAKKAREVWRRKARALKARSRRVRTRSTSGARSRTRSRASSRATSRATSRARSRARSRAQSSARSSARSSAKSSAKSSTRSSAKSWARSKARSRARSRAKDLVRSKAREQAQAREQARARAREQAHARARTQDWVRAKAQEFVSAKEQQYVRAKEQERAKAREQVRIGARDEARIKAKDYNRVRPTKEDTSPRPAEEKSSNSKLREEKGQEPERPVKQTIQKPALDNAPSIQGKACTKSFTKSGQPGDTESP